The following coding sequences lie in one Monomorium pharaonis isolate MP-MQ-018 chromosome 1, ASM1337386v2, whole genome shotgun sequence genomic window:
- the LOC105834798 gene encoding serine/threonine-protein kinase WNK1 isoform X5 — MPRCYNDSKTVSSVNSNYKHGTDDIILTQSHAFSIGSQLNVDEDPPVVEKSHRRLRCDLSPVPTSANSNLNIKFLGLKGNKGVRQDHQVSTGSGGHRERNREIKKRAAIGNTVRGFFSSGHSRQDRYETNRQRSSGGTGGGLSSLCPKLVASGISDGQSGSNLGVGHLASPESGVVQRIHAHTHRRQRKLSIVTQAGPSANTTGDRKVLSNISRSANISKKQIRIQRHDQSTDSLSITSNGLATSSPSCKKKVLSALRISDRSSTPSVNSSSFDHENDRSFSDAEEALAATENAFTTLGSSSIPSTPVSKAKSAKLGKNEEANVEHVPVECSDSSRNAADVQHVILNEFEQKNVMSIKSSAVHELHAVNQESIINDKQKSSSSTLDARSISSSDQKVLKHKNINSAEKMIEHHNSKDIETANVERDLNDTTISMEMNSTDDSNEGKQGKNRKSEEYIDGGDDTNKEITDPLNAVSSTKEEKITRVKSNVNLSEEVIKNSRFVTSKVLEEVTDADTKTVDVEKGEEERVTIYDDDGTSISDIVATQALHESLSKLGKVPPLDSEIDENTTLRDEAKMREHSEKDVVTQEETAEGFIGPLLDENFKADEKLSQKTMAMEEVQNLLMKVKVQTVEDDDDEEKAVGISPDGRFLKFEEEIGRGSFKTVYRGLDTQTGVAVAWCELQEKKLNKTERLRFREEAEMLKGLQHPNIVRFYDYWEVTLTRRKYIVLVTELMTSGTLKTYLRRFKKINPKVVKSWCRQILKGLSFLHSRSPPIIHRDLKCDNIFITGTTGSVKIGDLGLATLKNRSFAKSVIGTPEFMAPEMYEEHYDESVDVYAFGMCMLEMATSEYPYSECTGPAQIYKRVVSGVKPQSYDKVENPEVRDIIEMCIRLKKEERPLVKDLLNHEFFADDVGLKLEMVSRDSAVADTELSRVEFRLRVLDPKKRSNKHKENEAIQFDFDIQADNAEEVALEMAKSSLILEEDAKAVAKMLKSQITTLLREREDRKAKEEKERLDRENAGTTTDVTANAANAESLLQQQLLLQQMQLQQQQQQQQQQQPQIQSNINIQMQNPVSMQLPQTQMPIQQQQLQSTAQQAPQHNLQAQQVQLVQQQPIIQQQTPVVQPQQAQQIQYQQQIQQQYQQQQQQQYPQHVPQSLNANSPQCSTPQNLQAQPQFPQVQQQQHVHQQQQYIQLNQMSVPQQIPHQMQQQMQPQMQILPQQQHMHQQLQQQQYVAQPQLQHVQQLHQHTVGSPPVQNQQYYQQSAAGSSGYVSAGSLYQQTAMPQQIFHTYTTSTNPSGHVEILSSTQTATQIYSHTSLPAAGTVPVSSQSQYIPSAGGQVQTPIPSAIGVNNTSTMPHMQNVSTSTIPNIQNAPTLLGNPQPQSQQNILVQMQYSQSTNVMPNSMSITPNMANISAQSSNNLQQQHQHFLSNVDQCPTTDRSSLIKQDTMDSIQSLPPDLSINLPQDQITVPAPVVMSVAQQTVASNDGVTLENSESVPASERSRIKRSGTKRKKPGIKLTVLSVSSGEGQSMTVECQLDTSKQKTVTFKFDRDDMVPTDIANNLVAENLLPQSQCETFIELIEDIVKQLRLDPTRTLPLVAHGPPDQSAGGSPVTSRRPRDRDHSLDTAKQVRHGSLTRQSSHRSSYKVHRRHRSRDETSNTSTPTKLLPIDQIISHIANTTLEKQQVAQTPDSQAGAENTSAEASRRSSTSTQNTDTLTPTNIPSDPTDNQETVISATSAKTVVEAQNNIQDDANNSAFKSYQTFLTHAQTQIQDKTVSVGYASEVSKESQEHDVVDIKESGITKEINTPIDISAEVSTLTVPTPMRKISRFLVSPVLEQKNIAADEESSTVGERVDCMNVTTSQLASQPAAPTANVEQSIVKNEEHMEANVLEVQSVATLDSTSNNEMMVQNIPYVMEQTDSTQQILQPGQQSIGLQQNIIQMQQVTGHVQQTTTIGQSKQHTIIVQGSTITSQQTSQQIPQTSVQHFVPVNSQELQSQPLHSNGLVQTQAQYSNQAMMQPGVMMQPPQQQIPMQQGIMQMHVQAEQMQPQRPAVQQFVPQQMQPPTQQYVILSGPMQPVQPITTMDDRNRRVSSLPATSNVQSSDSQISELSGITEEKRQVTNSSIPVTHMQHVQVVPQDISGTVPLSQNVVEATQPLHQNVQQVSGTLPPSMPVPVTTSVHPVVTATDTSAPKVAIKTKEISSTLPDLAQNLANILSNPKSKSTTPHSLANHEQPAAVSNVVAPASVDYKPVQSEQYFQPIQPETNQLQIQPPIQHNYQGQIVHQGYQGQQNFQQAFQNQPVLQQNQVQSIPQSIPVTIPPQQIDAQSQMVQSMLQNVSNQSTAPGKWIVTNQAPIQQPMRPNQPQPLPNQLQLQQISLQPQMHQQQIIQDQQHNESFVVNQLDQSHLHLKLPEQQPAKSLEIENPESSSLNCIRRISSDCQLITSENENSSHDVTPEHTLVESIDSTSILQQQLSQSQQQQQLQHRKLSQQNSLDKMSDVNGVGNIGGGVGPQTIADLHQKLVQVTSQPSESLNKLFNIGVPVSSANAACPLSPQTTIHSSNILTDTQADTTIEGSIVTQDSSNAFALSQTNAECSLDSPIPGAPVGSENMSPSKENVKIRAQRPGSRLQELEQELAKIHRGSVFAATIQPLTPPISAQTQNLLTTAQSVSMIPVATVTPNIVTPRSGTNTPIQQTELQDATNEKTNPIQPTRKISRFVVSKVAGPPVHSNAAINQHVDIGRSQLQTEELRTSERQNILSYTDDLHGISAQISHSRENSVPPVMQATHGTNISNIEPEKEDRFVALTPSEEYQLLIKRQTLELETLQKRHREELERFQQHQLQLLIQQQASALHHQHHPLLYHTVATNISGPRIPGTEDYLMFSTAPQTPLQKGSNNYPDTEETLRLAMQKLKQTPLQLQPQQASAGIPHAYVIPIPVVPSESMQSVVSQQGNNCLNDVSEGIDMTYSTAVGNPTQYQFAPILSEGTNIPSTTGPLPASASLSISGATSAYIQYHESQPLPNFQTFTCTPHGGFFLPPGYRLIYTPPTTQSQPTTPATSHVTNSSRDDTPPTAELHHSTTAENSTVPPSHSDQ; from the exons GTTCTAGTTCTATACCTTCTACACCAGTTAGTAAAGCAAAGTCTGCAAAATTGGGCAAGAATGAGGAAGCAAATGTGGAACATGTTCCTGTCGAATGTAGCGATTCGTCAAGGAATGCTGCGGATGTACAACACGTGATTTTAAATGAGtttgaacaaaaaaatgttatgtcaaTAAAGTCATCTGCAGTACATGAATTACACGCGGTTAATCAggaaagtattataaatgatAAGCAAAAATCGTCGAGTTCTACCCTTGATGCCAGATCTATTAGTAGTAGTGACCAAAAAGttctaaaacataaaaatataaattccgcAGAAAAAATGATTGAACATCATAATAGTAAAGATATTGAAACAGCCAATGTAGAAAGAGATTTAAACGATACCACGATATCGATGGAAATGAATTCCACAGATGATAGTAATGAAGGTAAACaaggaaaaaatagaaaatctgAAGAGTACATAGATGGCGGTGATGatacaaataaagaaattacagACCCTTTAAATGCTGTAAGCAGCACTAAGGAGGAGAAGATAACGAGGGTCAAGAGTAACGTAAATTTAAGCGAAGAAGTAATTAAGAATTCGAGGTTTGTAACATCAAAAGTATTGGAGGAGGTAACGGATGCAGATACCAAGACAGTGGATGTGGAAAAAGGGGAGGAGGAAAGGGTGACGATATACGATGACGATGGCACCAGTATCAGCGACATAGTAGCAACACAGGCGCTTCATGAATCTTTAAGTAAATTAGGCAAAGTTCCGCCATTAGACTCCGAGATAGATGAGAATACAACTTTGCGAGACGAGGCAAAGATGAGGGAACATTCCGAGAAAGATGTAGTCACGCAAGAAGAAACGGCGGAAGGTTTTATCGGTCCGTTACTCGACGAAAATTTTAAAGCGGATGAGAAATTGTCGCAAAAAACAATGGCAATGGAGGaagtgcaaaatttattaatgaaagtTAAGGTACAGACCGTCGAAGACGACGATGATGAAGAGAAAGCTGTCGGTATTTCACCGGACGGgagatttttgaaatttgaagAAGAAATAGGTCGTGGCAGTTTCAAGACTGTTTATCGCGGATTAGATACCCAAACGGGTGTAGCTGTAGCTTGGTGCGAACTGCAAGAGAAAAAGTTGAACAAGACAGAGAGATTAAGATTCAGGGAAGAAGCAGAAATGTTAAAGGGATTACAACATCCGAATATTGTAAGGTTTTATGACTATTGGGAAGTTACACTTACCCGTAGGAAATATATTGTACTAGTCACTGAGCTTATGACATCAGGAACATTAAAAACGTATTTAAGAAGATTTAAGAAGATTAATCCCAAAGTAGTAAAATCTTGGTGTCGGCAAATCTTGAAAGGCCTGAGCTTTCTTCACTCTAGATCACCACCCATTATACATCGTGATTTGAAATgtgacaatatttttatcacgGGTACAACGGGAAGCGTGAAAATTGGTGATTTAGGTCTTGCAACGTTAAAGAATCGTAGTTTTGCAAAGAGTGTTATTGGTACGCCAGAATTTATGGCGCCTGAAATGTATGAGGAGCATTATGACGAATCGGTCGATGTTTATGCCTTCGGAATGTGTATGCTCGAGATGGCTACTAGTGAGTATCCATATTCGGAATGTACGGGGCCAGCACAAATATACAAACGCGTAGTGTCGGGTGTTAAACCGCAGAGCTACGATAAAGTCGAAAATCCGGAAGTACGTGATATTATAGAAATGTGTATACGTCTGAAGAAGGAAGAACGACCGCTCGTTAAGGACTTACTTAATCATGAATTTTTCGCCGATGATGTCGGATTGAAATTGGAGATGGTTTCGCGAGATTCGGCGGTCGCGGATACTGAGCTGTCGCGTGTTGAGTTTAGATTACGTGTTCTGGATCCAAAGAAACGCAGCAATAAGCACAAGGAAAATGAAGCGATACAATTTGACTTTGACATACAAGCTGATAACGCGGAAGAAGTAGCGCTAGAAATGGCAAAATCTAGCCTTATATTAGAGGAAGATGCCAAAGCAGTGGCTAAGATGTTGAAGTCGCAAATTACTACTCTACTGCGAGAACGAGAAGATCGTAAAgccaaagaagaaaaagaacgcTTGGATAGAGAAAACGCTGGTACAACTACAGATGTCACAGCTAACGCTGCAAACGCTGAGAGCTTGCTACAGCAACAACTGCTTCTTCAGCAGATGCAATtacagcaacaacagcagcagcaacaacagcagcaaccacaaattcaatctaatattaatatacagatGCAAAATCCAGTTTCGATGCAGTTGCCACAAACTCAAATGCCCATTCAGCAACAGCAATTACAGTCGACTGCTCAACAAGCTCCACAACATAATTTACAAGCACAACAGGTTCAGTTGGTCCAACAACAACCGATAATCCAACAGCAAACACCGGTCGTGCAGCCTCAACAAGCACAGCAAATACAATACCAACAACAAATACAGCAACAATatcagcagcaacaacagcaacagTATCCTCAGCACGTCCCACAGAGTTTGAATGCAAATTCTCCGCAATGTTCGACTCCGCAAAATCTTCAAGCTCAGCCTCAATTTCCACAGgtgcaacagcaacagcatgTTCACCAGCAACAGCAATATATACAATTGAATCAGATGAGCGTTCCACAACAGATTCCTCATCAGATGCAACAACAGATGCAGCCTCAAATGCAGATATTGCCTCAACAACAGCACATGCATCAACAGCTTCAACAACAGCAATACGTGGCGCAACCGCAACTTCAGCATGTTCAGCAGCTGCATCAACATACCGTTGGTTCGCCGCCCGTTCAGAATCAGCAATATTATCAGCAGAGCGCTGCTGGCTCTTCGGGATACGTATCAGCGGGGTCTTTGTATCAGCAAACAGCAATGCCGCAACAAATATTTCACACTTACACTACGTCTACTAATCCTTCTGGTCACGTAGAAATCTTATCGTCTACCCAAACTGCGACGCAGATTTATTCTCATACGAGTTTACCTGCCGCGGGTACGGTGCCCGTATCGTCGCAGTCGCAATACATTCCGTCGGCAGGTGGTCAGGTTCAGACACCTATACCGTCGGCTATAGGTGTCAACAATACGTCAACTATGCCGCATATGCAAAATGTTTCGACTTCAACGATTCCCAATATACAGAATGCACCCACTTTACTTGGCAATCCACAGCCTCAGTCTCAACAAAATATTCTCGTGCAAATGCAGTATTCGCAAAGCACAAATGTTATGCCCAATTCCATGTCGATAACGCCCAATATGGCGAACATTTCAGCGCAGTCGTCCAACAATCTACAGCAGCAACATCaacattttctttcaaatgtGGATCAATGTCCTACAACTGACAGATCTTCATTGATAAAACAGGATACAATGGATTCGATACAGTCTCTGCCGCCAGAtctatcaattaatttacCGCAAGATCAAATTACTGTACCTGCTCCAGTCGTAATGAGCGTTGCACAGCAGACTGTAGCGTCAAACGATGG agTCACACTAGAAAATTCCGAGAGCGTTCCTGCTTCCGAGAGAAGCCGGATAAAACGTTCAGGAACTAAACGTAAGAAACCGGGCATTAAATTAACAGTCTTGTCTGTCAGTAGTGGTGAAGGACAATCAATGACTGTCGAGTGCCAGTTAGATACAAGTAAACAAAAGActgttacatttaaatttgatcGAGACGATATGGTACCAACGGACATTGCTAACAATTTG GTTGCTGAAAATCTATTGCCGCAATCTCAATGCGAGACTTTCATAGAATTAATTGAAGACATTGTTAAACAATTGCGCTTGGATCCTACGCGTACTCTGCCTTTAGTAGCACATGGCCCGCCCGATCAGTCTGCTGGTGGAAGCCCGGTTACAAGCCGACGTCCTAGGGATCGCGATCACAGTCTCGATACAGCtaag CAGGTGAGACATGGCTCGCTAACACGTCAAAGTAGCCACCGATCGTCGTACAAAGTCCATCGTAGGCACCGTTCG AGAGACGAAACTTCAAATACTTCTACTCCAACGAAATTATTGCCGATCGATCAGATTATTTCTCATATCGCTAATACCACTTTGGAGAAGCAACAAGTCGCTCAGACCCCTGACAGTCAAGCCGGTGCCGAAAATACGTCAGCGGAAGCTTCCAGGAGATCATCCACATCTACACAAAATACGGACACATTAACACCTACAAATATACCGAGTGACCCAACTGACAATCAAGAAACTGTCATTTCTGCAACGTCCGCGAAAACAGTTGTAGAAGCACAGAATAATATTCAAGATGATGCTAATAATTCGGCCTTCAAATcttatcaaacatttttaacacatGCTCAGACTCAAATACAAGATAAAACAGTGAGCGTGGGTTATGCGAGTGAGGTATCGAAAGAATCTCAAGAGCATGACGTAGTAGATATAAAGGAATCTGGAATAACTAAAGAGATAAATACGCCCATAGATATTAGTGCGGAGGTATCAACTTTGACCGTACCGACGCCAATGCGTAAAATTTCTCGCTTTTTGGTTAGTCCTGTGCtcgaacaaaaaaatattgccgCTGATGAGGAATCTTCTACCGTCGGCGAAAGAGTAGATTGTATGAATGTCACGACGTCGCAACTAGCATCGCAGCCCGCTGCGCCTACTGCGAATGTGGAACAGTCTATAGTGAAAAATGAAGAACACATGGAAGCGAATGTTTTAGAAGTTCAGAGTGTGGCAACTCTGGACTCAACTAGCAATAATGAAATGATGGTTCAGAATATTCCGTATGTCATGGAGCAGACAGACAGCACGCAACAGATCTTACAGCCGGGACAACAGTCGATTGGATTGCAGCAGAACATTATTCAAATGCAACAAGTAACGGGACACGTACAACAAACCACGACTATCGGGCAATCGAAACAGCATACCATAATCGTCCAGGGATCTACGATAACGTCACAGCAAACCTCTCAACAGATACCTCAGACTAGCGTGCAGCATTTCGTGCCGGTCAATTCGCAGGAGTTGCAGTCTCAACCGCTCCATTCGAACGGATTAGTTCAGACGCAAGCGCAGTATTCGAATCAAGCAATGATGCAACCAGGCGTGATGATGCAACCACCGCAACAGCAAATCCCTATGCAACAGGGCATAATGCAGATGCACGTACAAGCGGAACAGATGCAACCTCAGCGTCCAGCAGTGCAGCAATTTGTCCCGCAACAGATGCAACCTCCGACGCAGCAGTACGTTATACTATCGGGTCCTATGCAACCGGTACAACCGATAACGACAATGGACGATCGAAATCGCAGAGTGTCGAGTTTACCCGCTACGTCTAATGTCCAATCCTCAGACTCTCAAATTTCGGAATTGTCCGGCATAACCGAAGAAAAAAGGCAAGTTACAAACTCTAGTATACCTGTGACACACATGCAACATGTACAAGTTGTTCCACAAGACATCTCCGGTACAGTGCCATTGTCACAGAATGTCGTAGAAGCCACTCAACCTCTTCATCAAAACGTGCAACAAGTTTCGGGAACTTTACCTCCATCCATGCCGGTACCTGTTACTACTTCTGTGCATCCGGTCGTGACCGCTACCGATACTTCTGCACCTAAAGTTGCCATTAAGACGAAAGAGATATCCTCGACGCTTCCAGATCTTGCGCAAAATTTAGCCAACATACTTTCGAATCCCAAGTCCAAATCTACTACGCCTCATTCTTTGGCCAATCATGAACAGCCTGCTGCTGTTTCTAATGTCGTTGCTCCCGCGTCAGTTGATTACAAGCCTGTGCAGTCCGAACAGTATTTTCAGCCTATCCAACCGGAGACGAATCAGCTGCAAATTCAACCGCCTATTCAACATAATTATCAAGGGCAGATTGTGCATCAGGGATATCAGGGACAACAGAACTTTCAGCAAGCGTTTCAAAATCAGCCAGTGCTTCAACAAAATCAAGTGCAGTCGATACCACAATCGATCCCGGTAACGATTCCTCCTCAACAGATTGACGCGCAGTCACAGATGGTGCAATCTATGCTTCAAAATGTGTCGAATCAATCGACCGCTCCAGGAAAGTGGATTGTAACTAATCAAGCTCCCATACAGCAACCGATGCGACCAAATCAGCCGCAGCCACTCCCAAATCAATTGCAGTTACAACAAATCTCTTTGCAGCCACAAATGCATCAACAACAGATTATTCAAGACCAACAGCACAATGAATCTTTTGTCGTCAATCAATTGGATCAAtcacatttacatttaaaacttCCAGAACAGCAGCCAGCAAAATCTTTGGAAATTGAGAATCCGGAATCATCGAGTTTAAATTG TATACGTCGTATTAGTTCCGATTGTCAGTTAATTACATCGGAAAATGAGAATTCCAGTCACGATGTGACGCCTGAGCACACTCTTGTTGAGTCCATCGATTCTACATCGATTCTGCAACAACAATTGTCGCAAtcgcagcaacagcaacagttACAACACCGAAAACTCAGTCAACAGAATTCATTGGACAAAATGTCAGATGTAAATGGCGTCGGAAACATCGGAGGTGGTGTAGGACCGCAAACTATAGCTGATTTACATCAGAAACTTGTACAAGTGACTAGTCAGCCGTCGGAATCGCTGAAT AAATTGTTCAATATTGGCGTGCCAGTTTCGTCCGCGAATGCCGCATGCCCGTTATCTCCTCAAACAACAATACATTCCTCCAATATTCTCACCGATACGCAAGCCGACACGACTATCGAAGGTTCTATTGTAACGCAGGACAGTTCTAACGCATTTGCACTTTCACAAACT AATGCAGAATGTTCTCTTGACAGTCCAATACCAGGAGCTCCCGTAGGGTCTGAAAATATGAGCCCaagtaaagaaaatgtaaagatACGAGCTCAAAGACCGGGATCCCGTTTACAGGAACTGGAGCAGGAATTGGCGAAGATTCATAGAGGATCGGTTTTCGCAGCGACGATCCAGCCGTTAACACCACCTATATCTGCACAAACGCAAAATTTGTTGACGACTGCACAGTCAGTGTCTATGATACCTGTGGCTACTGTTACTCCTAACATTGTGACACCGCGGTCTGGAACCAATACTCCAATTCAACAAACAGAACTTCAAGATGCTACTAACGAG AAGACAAACCCTATTCAACCTACTAGAAAGATATCAAGATTTGTGGTTTCTAAAGTTGCTGGCCCACCTGTTCATAGCAATGCTGCTATTAATCAACACGTTGATATTGGAAGATCTCAATTACAAACAGAAGAATTAAGAACGTCAGAACGGCAAAATATTCTGTCTTATACAGATGATCTACATG gtATATCTGCACAAATATCTCATAGTCGAGAAAATTCTGTTCCACCTGTTATGCAGGCAACTCATGGtactaatatttcaaatattgaa CCTGAAAAAGAAGACAGATTTGTGGCTCTTACACCGAGTGAAGAATATCAATTACTTATAAAgag aCAAACTTTGGAACTAGAAACACTGCAAAAAAGACACAGAGAAGAGTTGGAGCGTTTCCAACAACATCAGCTGCAATTGCTTATACAGCAACAAGCAAGCGCACTTCACCATCAGCATCATCCGTTGCTCTATCATACGGTTGCAACAAATATTTCTG GACCTAGAATTCCAGGAACAGAGGACTATCTGATGTTTAGTACAGCACCACAGACTCCATTGCAGAAAGGGTCGAATAATTATCCGGACACGGAAGAGACTTTACGACTGGCCATGCAGAAATTGAAGCAAACTCCGCTGCAGCTTCAACCGCAGCAGGCATCGGCTGGAATACCGCATGCTTATGTTATTCCAATTCCAGTAGTGCCTTCTGAAAGTATGCAAAGTGTAGTTTCTCAGCAGGGTAATAACTGCTTGAATGATGTATCCGAGGGCATCGATATGACTTACAGCACGGCGGTTGGAAATCCGACGCAGTACCAATTCGCTCCTATATTATCAGAGGGAACGAATATCCCGTCGACAACCGGACCGTTACCCGCGTCCGCGTCTCTATCGATATCCGGCGCGACAAGCGCCTACATTCAATATCATGAGAGCCAGCCGCTACCGAATTTTCAGACTTTTACCTGCACTCCCCATGGCGGTTTCTTTTTGCCACCTGGTTATCGACTGATATACACGCCGCCCACAACGCAATCTCAGCCGACAACACCCGCTACATCTCACGTGACAAATTCTTCGCGTGACGATACACCTCCGACGGCGGAGCTGCATCATTCAACCACCGCCGAAAATTCAACTGTTCCTCCTTCGCATTCGGATCAATAA